The window GGTGATCAGTTAATGGCTTTTTATAGTGTCTCACACTAACTCCAGAAGAAGTAGCCAGCCAACAAGAGGTGAGAGTGCAGCTATTTAACTGGCAGCTGCCATGTGTGGAAACCTCTGGTCTCTCTGAACATCACAATGGGCCTCCAGTAATATTAATTCAACATGCTTTAATTCCTGAACTGGTAACAGTTACTGAAGACTCTCCTTGGTGTTTCTGCCACGGTTGGTGTGGTGACGCCAAACATTTGCCAAGACTCGATCGTCGCGTGTCACAGCGCTAAAGTCCATCGTCCTCAACTGAGGCAGGGCAGAAATCACATGTTTcctaaagacacaaacacacatgcacacactttaaATTAGCTTTGAATTCAGGGGCTTTGTGAACATTTTGTGTGCTAATAAATCCAAATTTGAATAAGGAATAAGATGTTTTACTCTATGCAAAGTAGAACGTGTCTCCTGGTGCCTCGCATAAATTATAGTATGATTCGagataaaaaattaaatcaagagGCTGACTGCATGAGAAATCTAACCAATGAAGGGTGACCTTCTttccatgagtgtgtgtttatctatAGTTGTTATGCAGCTGGGAACAGGATATGAACTGTAATATGGGCTTCATCTCCATTTAAGCACCTATTAAAATGTTACCCACCTACTTGCTTGCCAAGAATCTCTGATTTCACAAactacagacaaacacacacaaacattataaCTGCAGATTTATCTCACAGAAGTGACCTTCTTTGCTGTAACCTTCAAGAACctttaaatatgaatacagCTTTGGATGCCATCTTTGTACCAGGTCCTGTTCTTTGTTGGAAACAATGCAGACTGACTCTATTCAGTCTCTTTTAGTTCTTTTTATGATGCAACAATGGCCTCAAAATAAAAGTATCCTACAGCCAAGCAGAATGTGTGTTTCAATGAGTCTGAAATGAAATTTGtgcaaactgaaagaaaaaaaaacctgtctcTACCTGTAGCCTTTACTATTCTCTATGGCATTTCCATGTAGTGTGATGGTGTGTAGATACTGCAGCTCTCCCAGCTTGTCTACTTCTGACAGGTTCCAGATGCCGTTGCTATGAAGGTACAACACACGCAGTTCACGGAGCTCACACAAAACctggaacacaaacacatacacatgcccAGGAAAGATGCAAATGTAATGCATTACACAAAAGATACATACATAATACTAAAAGGTATGAACTGATACCCAGTTGAACCAATGAGGTAATCTAGGCATAAAACTGGTACATATTTACTGCTCATTTGTGAACAAATCATCTCATGCAGATAAATTAAATGGTAACATcctacaaaaatatattaaaaagttaagtaatacaataatatattatatatatgtagaaatgtaatatatattaaCAGTTAATGTACTTTTAAAGTTGATCCAGTGAACAAAAAAATACTTCAGAGTAAGTATACTGACCATTAATATATATCAACAAGCAAGAAAGcaacaaagagacaaaaggataaaaaaaaagaaagaaaacaatgacactttactttaagttcCCCAATTACACATTTATAAGCAgtacattaacatttaataaatggtttataccACACTAATGATATAATGATATAAGGgattttttaagtgtttattagtGTACAGTGTTTGTCAGCAATTATAGTTTCTCCTATgaagatgtattttatattattacaacttaTTAAACCTTTTATTAACTGTCTATGTATGGCTTATACAAGCTTAATAAGGAGACATTAAGTAAAGTGTTATCaggaaaaaataagaaactGATTGGgtgacagagaaaataaagacagaaatctTACTGGATCTATGCCTGTGAGTTTGTTGAAGGACAGGTCCAGCCAGCCGAGCTGTGATGGTTCAGCCAAAAAGTAGCCAAGAGTGTACTGGAGGCCAACAAGGTCAGTGATGTTGTTGTTACTGAGACGCAAAGTACGGCTCAGATACTTCCTCTTTGAGTTTGTATTTAAAGGCCGCAGCCCATTTCTGGGTTGTTCTGCCAGTGCACCTGAAccataaaaaaacagttaacCTACAGTGATTATTAAAGGGgtgatatttgcatttttaggCAGCAAtcagtttattttatgtgatgAATTGCACTCATATGTGTTCATTAGACTTAATGGTTTGATGAGAAGTCATCTCAAACTCTTTGGAAACAGGGAGCATGTTTACTATCAAATACTTTGACACTCAAATATTTTTGGGTGTCTTACTCATTGGTGACTGCATATGTGGGACAATATAgtacacaatacaatacacCTCCACACTTTCATAATAacactaacattagctacttggCACATGATATTTTGCAAATGACAAACTTGTGACAGAACACACCTCTAAAAGGTTATCACTAAGTAGATACACAGATGATGTACTATAATACTTCCATGGGGTTGACATCCagtgataaatattaaatgtgctGTACAGTACAGTCACTACAGTCCCAATGAGAACTATAAGAATATCATGAACACCATgggaaataatgaaaaacataaaatgctaAGGTCACTTGCTCATTGTAAAGTTAAAGAGGAGTATGGCAATACCTGTCACATTGCTGATGTCTTTAAATGATAGATCCACCGGTGGGCCATACATGTTCAAGTCTGAAGGTCTACACACACACGTCCAGCAAAAGCAAAATGCTGACCACAGAAGTTGCAAAGGCAAtttcacagttttaaacataaactttGAACAGTTTCCTAGTGATGGAATTCCAAAATGGCCACACTTTAAGTTCATGAGTCACCTACAATTTGGTTCATCAAATAGCTTCTCACACACAACATCATTATTGTCATCattattttagtaattttaattataataacaattCCAAAGGCTTTGCTATATTAGTACTTACAACTGATTTTTGTCATGCTTCACCTGCCCATTAGAGGCCCTCAGTGAGTTTCCTGCCTTGATCTCTTGACAGGTTGTCATTAGCCACCTGCCTGCACAGCTGCTGCTCATTTACTCGTTAGCCATTCAGTAGCTTTCTAGCTGTTGTCCCTCATCAGTTGCCTGTTCCAGATGCTTGTGATGCTTAGCTGGATTTGTTTACCTGTACTGACTGcttgtctgacacacacacacacacacacacacgccaagTCAAGTTTCAATGTGCCCCTACAAGCACTGAACCCTCACAGACAATAATTGATGTCACCTGTGTTATACCTATGGGAAACAGGTTGGTGTGGAGGCTTGGTAATGTAGTGGGCTAGTTGGTCAACTATCAGTTAGACAAACTCATTAGCTTGTTGGCTTCGCTATATtctagtttagtttagttggGTTTAAGTCAGTAAGTGAAAGTGTGTTCCAATACTTTACCCTTGCCATCTATATTGATATACTGTCGTTTTCACAGTAAATTTAGTCAAAGTGAGAAAGCCACACACAGTTGAACACACTTAAAGGATATCAAATGATTATTACAAcaattacaatacaataaagACTAGATATACCGGTCTCAAGAAGGAAGGGAACTCCTGCTCCAAGACTTcatatatgtacacatacagagaaatacGCAGATACACACtactttataaatatatatattgtatgcatgacaaaataaagtcacataaacacacactagtGCTGGAAAAGTAAGGTAGGAAAAGTAAGGAGACCTCTAAATAAGAattgaaatgaacaaaatgacaataaaggcaTGATGGCTTAATGGTTAGTACAGTCACCTCTAGCAAGAAGGTCTTGTGTTCAAACCAACCGACCACCAAGGGCCTTTCCACATGTTCTCCCCTGTGGGATCATCTGGTTGCTTCAAACACATGGAGGTCAGGTGAACTGGTGAGTCTCTACTGTCTGCGGGTCTAAATGTGAACGTGTTTGTCTATAAGTGATACCTCACAAATGACTGGAGACCTGTCGGGAGTGCATCCAGTCTTTTTGTGAGCCGGGATGGGCTCCAGCGCCCCTGAATTGGACGTGCGGATTGAAAAGAGCAGAGAAAATGCAGTGCAACGTTTGAGAGGGCAAACGGAGGACGAGTTTAAAAAGAAGCGCTGAAAGAAGGAAGACGTGATGATGGAAAATTGCATCCATCAACCGGAGTTTTTCCTCACCTTGTCGCTCAATcaagatgtctgtgtgtgtgtgtgtgtgtgtgtgtgtgtgagtgtgcatttgTGTAGCATCACTAAGAGTACAATAGCATCTCAATGAAGGACTAAGGGCAGTCCTTCaataagatgaagaaaaaaaaacagacagacatgcgCACAATGAGTCAAAGCCaaggacacagacagagaaagacagacagacactggcTGGAATCAAGTGTTTATGACAAAATTTTAGTGTGTCAGACTGTGTGAAGTATGAGTGTGTGAAGGTTTTATAGAGTGTGTATTTATGAGCTCCTTGCTTAAGCTTCCTTACCACTGCTCTTCTTTTTAAAAGGCCCACTATTCATAAAGCTAGAACTAGAAACTACTGTAACTCAGGAGAGCATGTTAGAGTGTTCTCACTGGtatttgtgtacttttttttctgttaatttttgCCTCTTGGCAGAATATCTTAACTCCACAGATCAGGAAATAGGGTCATTTTAGTtgaataaaatatcaaacaGGAGTCTCAGTATTCCTGAAAATGCAGGCTTATGTCCAGACCAGATGGAAAGATCTGGACTTAATTGAATGGGTAGCAatctctcctccctctgcaaCTGCCATCAACTTGCCCTTGAGTGATGTGCTTAACCCCCATTTGCTGCATTGAGTCTATTCAGcagaaaacattataaaactgAAGTTCCTGGGCTGCTCCAAAGTGTGAATGTCTAGTTTTTAAACTGcaacacaggtaaaaaaaaaaaaacaacaactataaaACTATGTTTTATAGTACTATATATGCATGATATTAGAATATAAATGTAACGATGCAATGACACTAGTGGATGTAGGCTGTATGATTGACGGCACATTAAGTAGTATCATTAAAAGAGCTTCTTAAAACAAGACCTCTGCTCAGGAGCCGAAAGTCATTACTTCTTTGCTCTCATGTGCTCAAGAGTAAGTCACATAgtacaaaaataatataatgagAAATATTCTAAGTTTAAGCACTATGATCTCAAAAGGTCAAATCAATATGGGAACAGTTTACTTGGCAGTGCCTCTTTTTAACTCCTTCACTGCAGCACATCTGCCTCTAAATTTGCAACCTAAAAATCACAGGGTAGGTGGTTTGATCCCTGTCTCATGTTATTGTGTTTcgtgagcaagacactgaaccccaagttGTCCCTGGTGGTTGGTGCCTTGCATGGTAGCTCGCTGCtatcagtgtgagtgtgtgaatgagaggcacACTGTAGAGCGGtttggataaaagtgctatatgcagtccatttacaaaaataaacctttaCCATGCATAATGCAGTTTCCATTCACGGGAGCATATTGTAGGAAGcgttaatttaaaaacattggcattgaatGTAATCTGGGGTTTTGCATAATTGTCTATTATCAATTTTGTGTTTGAGTCAGAAATACAGTACCGGTGGATTTAGGGCAGCCTCCAGTAATGGCCAATTACATCAATTTCTGTTTGCAATTGCATTTGCAATAAGAGGTGGTCTGTGCAAACAGAGAGGCATACGACAAGCACTTCAGGCTGCACTGCGGCATGTGATCTGCATGAACACAACCACAGCAGCATTACACCAACTATCATGGTGCAAGTCTGTTCCTTTGCAGTCCCAAAATGACCAAACAGACACAAGCAAAAGAAATGCATTTGCACCTCTGCATACAAGTGCATAGGCACAAATATATAGGATTCCAACATTTTTTCcaagttttttgaactgtacaCGTGTCAAAGTATATTCATGGTTATCTCTATATTTGATGATATGAATAGTATATGCctgacacacataaacaataaaGATTTGTCTAAATAAAGTCTAAACAacataatgtgtttatgtgatACAGATCCATTGCTCATATTGCCAAGGCACTAAAACTGGAGTGCTAAAACAACAATGTTGCAAATGTAGCCAGCAGTAAGTGGCAAGAGCTGGCATGCACAATTCATCATAACTACTGTATGGTACGACTCCCTGAGTCATACTAACTGAATACGGAAAAAACTATTCAAGTTAAATGGTGAAGTAGAGTGATTTTAACAAAATTGTCTGGATTACCTCAGTAGTTATACTGATAAAGTCATGACTCCTCAAGAAATAAGATAGTACTCTAGAAAGCTGGTAGTATGTCATATCATTTTGTGACAAACTGaagtattaaaaaaatgcacagtTGATCATGTTTCATCAGTCTGATATTCAATTAATTTCTCAGATTTTATAAAACTACTTTGTTTACCCTTGCAATGATCTCTAATTCAGCTTAATTTTGTCAGttcttccttcctctcactGAATACATTTATACCCACTCATGCAGCCAAAACGTGTTGCTTTCAATATGTGCATTTGGAGAGCACAAGTGAGAGAAAAGTGAATCACATCCCTTATTCAATACATAATGTCTCCTGGTTGCATTATGTATTGAGAATACCGTCAGTCCTTTTCTGCATGGCTTTCTTTGTTTGCTGGAtgtttaaaatcagtaaaataaagcTGTTGCTCTTTGATTCAGGTGACCTGACTCCATAATCTGACATTTACTGATGAAATttagatgaataaaacatgttgtGTTGTCTAACTCTATTGCAAATGTGAATAATGCAGCCACAAATacattaatcgagaaaataggTGCATTGTGCATTATAATTAGTTGAGTTGTAAGTAATTTATGCTAAATTCTCAAAGTCTCTCACTCCTTGCTATTGCAAATTAAACATTGGCGTTTCAAGGATACAGTATATATCGCCAAACGATGTACTTGAAAGATTTACTATGAAGAGaaaattcataaaatgtcaacttATATGTGTTGTTATTCACTTCATAGTGGGCAATTCAGCACTGCCCACgcagaaacacatcagtgttTCGTATAAATGCAACTCTGCAACGTTAAAAGATCATATTCAGTGTTAAGCAAGGCCACGGGCACCTGGTGGACTCAATTACAGTCACTGAATGCAGAAACACTCAATAGAGTCTGCTATATCTATCCGAATTCATGGTTTAAGGCCATTTCTTAGGCATGAATGGAATATTAGTGGAGTCATTCTTACTGTTCCACCACAAGAGAATTTAATAGTCATCCACAGCGCTTATGCCCTCTAGGAAACTCAGTGTTGCCCAGGGGGACAAGGAAACAGGCACTCACAATGAATGTCTGCAGGTGAACACTTACAGGAAAAGTACAAAGATCTCTACACACAACTTCTTTTACACACACCAAAATGAGGCCACAGTCACAATCCGTATTTTTTGTTGCCAAAAGGGCCATTGAGGCGATCGTTTTCCATATTACACCTACATGAAATTTTTCTACCAGTCTTTTTCCTTATCTTGCCTTTTTCCCTTCCTACTTCTATTCTATATTGAGAAGTACTGATATTCTCCAGTTTActgcctttctttttttgtctttttctcaccAATCTTTGCTCTTTGTCCTCTAATACAGGTGTGCGGCCTTGTCTTCTACTTCAGTGGTCTCAGTGATGACAGACCATGACGGcacaaaaaaaagtagaaattcaGGCTCTTTCTCACCCACAGTTTTTGtccatttctgtctttttgctcattttttctctttataaaAAACATCTCTCTTTTGGTCTTTATGCATATTTTCAATCTCGCTCTCCACCCCCAACCTCCTCTCCTTTAAGTATTAGTTAGAAGGTCATGCTATTAGCTCGCCGGTCACTCAGCCTGCTCATGGCACGGACACACATGGCTGCTTACGTCGTACTGAGAGTGCACCAACAGTCAATCAGCTGCCTCGCAGCAAGCCACTCCCTCAGATACTCGGTTGTTTAGTCAGTCATCCAGccagtcaatcagtcaatcagtcaatcagtcgGTTAGCTGCTCTGTCAGATAGTCATTCATCCAGTCACACAAAGTATCAGTCATGTCCATCAGTGTGACAGACAGCGTGAGTGTCAGGCAGTGTTTCAGTCCATTAGTAAGGCAGTTAGACAGCTGATGCTACAGTGATGCTACTAATTAGTTAGTCACTCAGTTGTGCAATTATGTTTAGAGGAAAAAGCCAACAACATGAGCAGAGGAAATGTCATCTTTATTGTCGCCTCATTCTATTTTATACAGCAACATATTTGAAGCTTTGGCAATGGTGTGTTTATTTAAGTGAAAGGACCTGAAATGACTTTATCAGACAgcaattatatttaaaatgtattaatactATTATAACATAGCTTTTGATTAATCAGCAAATTAATACAGTCATTATTCTGATATGAACAGATAATACACTCTGAACAGCTGAAGTTAAGGAATGTCTCAAAAGTATATGGCAAAATGCCCAagagagcttgtgtgtgtgattatcaTGCAATTTAGGTACATGGTTAAAATATTGTTACACAGCatgttattttgtatattttgtggGTAGTTTAACTCATAAATATATGTATGAGGAATATgaatggcattaaaaaaatgttctagtgatatatatatatatatatatatatattcttctAAGTTTGGCTGTCTACTCACACTAAAGTGGTCCTGTGGTCCACTACAGTGGATGTGCTgtaattttaaaacaaaaataaatgtaaaaaagtctaaattgtaagatttttttttttttaaccctaaATAGGTAggaaatcacacaaaaaaagaaattggaAGACACTTTTTTTCCTAGCACTATAGAAAAACAACTTGCAGCACAGGCCCTACCCACAGTATATATCCATatgcagatatactgtatgtagtcaCTTTGCATTACACTTCTGGTGCTAAGAAGACTCAGGAGGGTGCAAGCTATAGGAAGGCTGAGGATTCTTGTTTATAATCATGCATTTACTCCAACAAGCACTCCCTAATGAGATTTGAGAACTGAAGAGCTGCATAAAGCACCGTTTTGTCATCCAGTCTTCCTTTTTAAACCTTCATTTAGCCAGACTAATgggaacacttttttttaataccagCCATTTAACCCTCATTTAATTACACAAAGTGACTCCAGGGAGTTGTTCAATACAGCTACAGTGCAGCTCAGCTGGTGCAGGTGGGGTTAAGTGCTTTTGTCAAGGGCACCACCAGAGGGGTTTCAGGAGAAGGGGAGAGTGTTCCTTGGCTCAGAATTGGGGAGGGGCAGTCCAATCAAAAGTCGACATCTTTTAGATCATGGAAACTCAAGAGCCAAAGGAATTTCACAGATGTGTTTCAAAACTCATTTTAGGATTAAAATATGTACCTAAAATATCCATGTAAAAGGTGTGAAGTTGAGTAAGTCACATTACACTGATCCTGTTTGGCACCTCTTTTGATGTTTAACTGTAAGTAACCACAGTATATAAATCAGTAAAAGTTCAGTTAATAAATTCACATGTTGCCAAGCCAATAAAATGCTTAATTAATCCATAAGAAACAGATGATTAACTAAGACATTAATTATCTTCCTCAAGGCAACCACAACACTTTTTAATcaagattaaaaaatgatcagGGAATTcttctattctattttttttttttatctctctgtatttgacaaaaaacaaaatatagtaCCAGGTacaaatttcattcatttatttttttgttttccagtgttGTCATGGTGTCATGACTTTATAGGTAACTGTATTATAACTGTGAGCAGTCAATTGCCACTGGACACCAAGCTTTGCAGCACCAGTGCTTTCACATTGTAGAATAAAACTATAGTGTTTGAAAAGAAGCATGCAAACAAGTCTGTTCGTCTTTACTGCTAATGACTTCGGcaatcattcatttaaaatacataactATAGACCGGAAGTCTCTTTAACTAACCAAGGATCAAACCTAAAATTATTCTCCAGGCTGTCAGGTGTCTGCATGCATAAAAATGAGAACATTTCTAAAACTTTGTCATTCAACTGCATACCAAATTGTGTTCAAGCTCACTCAATATGATAGTGTCTTTATCCTTTAATAAGCTACATGAAATACTGTTGTGTATGTTCTTGACTGTGAACATGAAATTGATCGTATTGTAGGTCCTCAGGTGGGTCACAGAATTGAATCATCACaggtttctttctttatctgattaaaatgaacacaaatgaaTGCAAAGTGTGTTGTGTAAGCCTTCCATCATAAGTCAGATGGATGAGGTATGTAATTTTCATGTCACATGAAGGTTAGCAAATGGTTGCATTTAAGCAAATGAATTCAcaattaattttgtttaaagTTAGGCTCAGTGTTAGGATAACAACAGGCAAAAGCAGTACTAGGAGAGAACAGGCATCCTCCATTTCTGCCTGGCTCCTCCTAGGcatatctttaaaaatgtgtatgaCTCTCAGGGCACTTCCGCCATGAACGAGTCACATGAGGTGGATGACCTGCCTACACCCTATCGCCTCTACTTTAACGATAATAACCCGGAGGATCAAGAAGGTCCCAAACTTTGCCAGATTAAACCTCTGATCAGGTCTGCACCTGATCGTGATGGTGTACTGACATGTTGAATGACATGTGTGGATGGTATAAGAAAACTGCACATGATCAGTGGCTTAAAGTGACatgtaagtaaataaa is drawn from Thunnus thynnus chromosome 20, fThuThy2.1, whole genome shotgun sequence and contains these coding sequences:
- the LOC137172095 gene encoding leucine-rich repeat-containing protein 51-like, whose amino-acid sequence is MYGPPVDLSFKDISNVTGALAEQPRNGLRPLNTNSKRKYLSRTLRLSNNNITDLVGLQYTLGYFLAEPSQLGWLDLSFNKLTGIDPVLCELRELRVLYLHSNGIWNLSEVDKLGELQYLHTITLHGNAIENSKGYRKHVISALPQLRTMDFSAVTRDDRVLANVWRHHTNRGRNTKESLQ